Proteins encoded by one window of Massilia sp. NR 4-1:
- a CDS encoding peptidoglycan DD-metalloendopeptidase family protein, which produces MTKNSSLLLLTLSLGLLSACTSTVQAPVEERLPPLAVSKPPAPEESPKEREERGLYTVKKGDTLLRIALEHGQNYRDLVAWNNLANPNDIKVDQVLRVAPPENGVQTSSVAMPPETRTPPAPPPPKKNTPKGDKKPYSESSLADLQRPEGAEREGRAEKPERAEKPAEKPVQLASTQPSAVAPLSAEDKELSWMWPSEGRVVAHFDEGKNKGIDIAGRAGQHVLAAGAGKVMYAGSGIRGYGNLVIVKHSNSLLSAYAHNRTILVKEGQSVNKGQTIAEMGDSDTDTVKLHFEIRQQGKPVDPSKFLPNR; this is translated from the coding sequence ATGACGAAAAATAGTTCCCTGTTGTTGCTGACCCTCTCGCTTGGCTTGCTGAGCGCCTGTACCTCGACCGTCCAGGCGCCGGTGGAAGAGCGCCTGCCGCCGCTGGCCGTGTCCAAACCGCCCGCGCCGGAAGAAAGCCCGAAAGAGCGCGAAGAGCGCGGCCTGTATACCGTGAAAAAAGGTGATACCCTGCTGCGCATCGCCCTGGAGCACGGCCAGAATTACCGCGACCTGGTGGCCTGGAACAATCTGGCCAATCCGAACGACATCAAGGTGGATCAGGTGCTGCGCGTGGCGCCGCCCGAAAACGGCGTGCAGACGTCGTCCGTGGCCATGCCGCCCGAAACCCGCACCCCGCCCGCGCCGCCGCCGCCGAAGAAGAATACGCCCAAGGGCGACAAGAAGCCGTATAGCGAATCCAGTCTGGCCGACCTGCAAAGGCCGGAAGGCGCCGAGCGCGAAGGCCGCGCCGAGAAGCCCGAGCGCGCCGAGAAGCCGGCCGAAAAGCCGGTGCAGCTGGCCTCGACCCAGCCTTCGGCCGTGGCGCCCCTGAGCGCCGAGGACAAGGAATTGAGCTGGATGTGGCCTTCCGAAGGCCGCGTCGTGGCCCATTTCGACGAAGGCAAGAACAAGGGCATCGATATCGCGGGCCGCGCCGGCCAGCATGTGTTGGCTGCAGGCGCCGGTAAAGTGATGTATGCAGGCAGCGGCATCCGAGGTTATGGTAATCTCGTTATTGTGAAACACAGTAATAGCCTGCTATCGGCTTACGCGCATAACCGCACCATCCTGGTCAAGGAGGGGCAGAGCGTGAACAAGGGGCAGACCATTGCTGAAATGGGGGATTCCGACACCGACACCGTCAAGCTGCACTTCGAGATAAGGCAGCAGGGCAAGCCGGTCGATCCGTCAAAGTTCCTGCCTAACCGCTAG
- a CDS encoding protein-L-isoaspartate(D-aspartate) O-methyltransferase — MNDKTRTFPLPLSSVVDKSQKKQPVLSSIATPQTATQNAARSAAQNAAAPALRAPPAAPARPPAYAADRAPAAAPRQNPLVSEAVRRAMVARVAKQGVKDQAVLAAMESVPRHLFMDEALASQAYIDASLPIGHHQTISQPYIVARMIEVMRNGGQLQRVLEIGTGCGYQAAVLSCLAQDVYSIERIKPLHELAKANLRPMRVPNLRLHYGDGMLGLPQAAPFDGIILAAAGLEVPQALLDQLSIGGRLVAPVGGRTQHLELVTRIGKAEWLRQTLEDCHFVPLRPGIV, encoded by the coding sequence ATGAACGACAAGACCCGCACCTTCCCGCTGCCGCTGTCCTCCGTGGTGGACAAGTCCCAGAAGAAGCAGCCGGTCTTGTCCAGTATCGCCACGCCGCAGACGGCAACCCAGAACGCCGCGCGCAGCGCCGCCCAGAATGCCGCCGCACCGGCCCTGCGTGCGCCGCCGGCGGCACCAGCCCGCCCGCCAGCTTATGCCGCCGACCGCGCGCCGGCCGCCGCGCCGCGCCAGAATCCGCTGGTGTCGGAAGCGGTGCGGCGCGCCATGGTGGCGCGCGTGGCCAAGCAAGGCGTCAAGGACCAGGCGGTGCTGGCCGCCATGGAAAGCGTGCCGCGCCATTTGTTCATGGATGAAGCATTAGCTTCGCAGGCGTACATCGATGCCTCCCTGCCCATCGGCCACCACCAGACCATTTCCCAGCCCTATATCGTGGCGCGCATGATCGAGGTGATGCGCAATGGCGGCCAGTTGCAGCGCGTGCTGGAAATCGGCACCGGCTGCGGCTACCAGGCGGCCGTTTTGTCGTGCCTGGCGCAAGACGTGTATTCCATTGAGCGTATCAAACCGTTACATGAGCTGGCGAAGGCGAATCTGCGGCCGATGCGCGTACCAAATCTGCGCCTGCACTACGGAGATGGTATGCTTGGCCTGCCGCAAGCCGCGCCGTTTGACGGCATCATCCTCGCCGCCGCTGGTCTGGAAGTCCCTCAGGCCTTGCTGGACCAGCTCAGCATCGGCGGCCGTCTGGTCGCCCCCGTTGGCGGCCGCACCCAGCATCTGGAGCTCGTAACCCGGATCGGCAAAGCCGAATGGCTGCGCCAGACGCTTGAGGATTGCCATTTTGTGCCCCTGCGGCCCGGTATCGTATAG
- the rlmD gene encoding 23S rRNA (uracil(1939)-C(5))-methyltransferase RlmD, which produces MQENIIIDIKSLDMDARGVGHIDNEDGTPGKVVFVEGALPGERVSYEVFRKKKNWEAARMTVLHKESSMRVKPKCEHFDYCGGCSMQHLEPTAQVAIKQRVLEDNLWHLSKVKPETMMRPMYGPTWGYRYRARLSSRFVAKKGTVLVGFHEKKSVFVADIQSCQILPQHVSDMMMPLRGLIHSLSIFDKVPQIELAIGEDLTVLVMRNMEPLTADDEAKVKAFADQYQIQWWLQPKGPDTAYPFYPLDKELHYLLPEFGVKMPFKPVDFTQVNHHINRVLVAKALRLLEVQPEDRVADLFCGLGNFTLPLATQAREVVGIEGSTALTERALSNAKANGLDAKTTFYTRNLFEVTKDDLIALGKFDRMLIDPPRDGAMALSLALAELKESNPELLPKRIVYVSCSPSTLARDAGVLVHRAGYVLNKAGVVNMFPHTSHVESMAVFDLA; this is translated from the coding sequence ATGCAAGAGAACATCATCATCGACATCAAATCGCTCGACATGGACGCCCGCGGCGTCGGCCACATCGACAACGAAGACGGCACGCCGGGCAAGGTGGTGTTCGTGGAAGGCGCGCTGCCTGGCGAGCGCGTCAGCTATGAAGTCTTCCGCAAGAAGAAAAACTGGGAAGCGGCGCGCATGACCGTGCTGCACAAGGAGTCGTCGATGCGCGTCAAGCCCAAGTGCGAGCACTTCGACTATTGCGGCGGCTGTTCGATGCAGCATCTGGAGCCGACGGCCCAGGTGGCGATCAAGCAGCGCGTGCTGGAAGATAACCTCTGGCACCTGAGCAAGGTCAAGCCGGAAACCATGATGCGCCCGATGTATGGCCCGACCTGGGGCTATCGCTACCGCGCCCGCCTGTCCTCACGCTTCGTGGCCAAGAAAGGCACGGTGCTGGTCGGCTTCCACGAAAAGAAATCGGTCTTCGTGGCCGACATCCAGAGCTGCCAGATCCTGCCCCAGCACGTCTCCGACATGATGATGCCGCTGCGTGGCCTGATCCACTCCCTGTCGATCTTCGACAAGGTGCCGCAGATCGAGCTGGCCATCGGCGAAGACTTGACCGTGCTGGTGATGCGCAATATGGAGCCGCTGACGGCCGACGATGAAGCCAAGGTCAAAGCCTTCGCCGACCAATACCAGATCCAATGGTGGCTGCAGCCGAAAGGCCCGGACACGGCGTACCCGTTCTACCCGCTGGACAAAGAGCTGCACTACCTGCTGCCCGAATTCGGCGTGAAGATGCCGTTCAAGCCGGTCGACTTCACCCAGGTCAACCACCACATCAACCGCGTGCTGGTGGCCAAGGCCCTGCGCCTGCTCGAAGTGCAGCCGGAAGACCGCGTCGCCGACCTGTTCTGCGGCCTGGGCAACTTCACCCTGCCGCTGGCGACCCAGGCGCGCGAAGTGGTGGGCATCGAAGGCAGCACCGCGCTGACCGAACGCGCCCTGTCCAACGCCAAGGCCAATGGCCTGGACGCCAAGACCACCTTCTACACGCGCAATCTGTTCGAAGTCACGAAGGACGACCTGATCGCCCTCGGTAAATTCGACCGCATGCTGATCGACCCGCCGCGCGACGGCGCCATGGCCCTGAGCCTGGCCCTGGCCGAGTTAAAAGAAAGCAACCCCGAGCTGCTGCCCAAGCGCATTGTGTACGTTTCGTGCAGCCCCTCGACCCTGGCGCGCGACGCCGGCGTGCTGGTGCACCGCGCCGGCTACGTGCTGAACAAGGCCGGCGTGGTGAACATGTTCCCCCACACCTCCCACGTCGAATCGATGGCCGTCTTCGACCTCGCCTGA
- a CDS encoding ATP-dependent DNA helicase, with amino-acid sequence MPPGKHDAEIERLFGAGGPLGPAVGGFRPRRAQTEMAKAIADAIAKQQTLIAEAGTGTGKTFAYLVPALMWGGKTIVSTGTKNLQDQLFLRDIPTVRAALQAPVSVALLKGRGNYVCHYHLERTQQNGRMTSRDDVGYLREISRFLKMTSSGDKAELTRVPENALIWNLVTSTRENCMGAECQYYQDCFVMKARKEAQQADVVVVNHHLFFADVALKDTGVAELLPSANTIIFDEAHQLPDTATLFFGDTFSTSHVLELCRDVLAEGLSHARDGADWGKVVTVVEKAARDLRLTFPQDIVRMSLPQIAPSSEFFPALETLKDALDGMLAVLDKQAERAETIEQCRVRGVELAQKMSAWKYDPKAKVTPGEEAVYWVEAFASSLQLHKTPLSIAPIFNGQREGVPRSWIFTSATLAVKNDFKHFSQQMGLENEVARSWPSPFNYAEQGILYVPKDLPDPNSFGYTDAVLDCALPIIEAAGGRTFLLCTTLRAVKRAAERLRDEFDQRGWNFPLFVQGDRGRTELLDQFRKAGNGVLIGSQSFWEGVDVRGEALSLVIIDKLPFAPPDDPVLAARIEVMEKQGLNGFMHHTLPEAIINLKQGAGRLIRDESDRGVLMLCDPRVISKPYGRRIWQSLPPFKRTREAADVIAFFRPA; translated from the coding sequence AAGACGTTTGCCTATCTGGTGCCGGCCCTGATGTGGGGCGGCAAGACCATCGTTTCGACCGGCACCAAGAACTTGCAGGACCAGCTCTTCCTGCGCGATATCCCGACCGTGCGCGCCGCCCTGCAGGCGCCCGTCTCGGTGGCCCTGCTCAAGGGGCGCGGCAACTACGTCTGCCACTACCACCTGGAACGCACGCAGCAGAACGGCCGCATGACCTCGCGCGACGACGTCGGCTACCTGCGCGAAATCTCGCGTTTCCTCAAGATGACCAGCTCGGGCGACAAGGCCGAGCTGACGCGCGTGCCGGAAAACGCCCTGATCTGGAACCTGGTCACGTCCACGCGCGAAAACTGCATGGGCGCCGAGTGCCAGTACTACCAGGATTGCTTCGTGATGAAGGCGCGCAAGGAAGCGCAGCAGGCCGACGTGGTGGTGGTCAACCACCACCTGTTCTTCGCCGACGTGGCGCTGAAAGACACCGGCGTGGCCGAGCTGCTGCCCTCGGCCAACACCATCATCTTCGACGAAGCCCACCAGCTACCCGACACCGCCACCCTGTTCTTCGGCGACACCTTCTCCACCTCGCATGTGCTGGAACTATGCCGCGACGTGCTGGCCGAAGGCTTGTCGCATGCGCGCGACGGCGCCGACTGGGGCAAGGTGGTGACGGTGGTGGAAAAGGCCGCGCGCGACCTGCGCCTGACTTTTCCGCAAGACATCGTGCGCATGTCGCTGCCGCAGATCGCGCCGTCGAGCGAATTCTTCCCCGCGCTGGAAACGCTGAAGGACGCGCTGGACGGCATGCTGGCCGTGCTCGACAAGCAGGCCGAGCGCGCCGAAACCATCGAGCAGTGCCGCGTGCGCGGCGTCGAGCTGGCGCAGAAGATGTCGGCCTGGAAATATGATCCCAAGGCGAAAGTCACGCCCGGCGAAGAAGCCGTGTACTGGGTGGAAGCCTTCGCCAGCTCGCTGCAGCTGCACAAGACGCCGCTCTCGATCGCGCCGATCTTCAATGGCCAACGCGAAGGCGTGCCGCGCAGCTGGATCTTCACCTCGGCCACGCTGGCCGTGAAAAACGATTTCAAGCACTTTTCCCAGCAGATGGGGCTGGAAAACGAGGTGGCGCGCAGCTGGCCCAGTCCCTTCAATTATGCAGAGCAGGGCATCCTCTACGTGCCGAAAGACTTGCCCGATCCCAACTCCTTCGGCTACACCGACGCCGTGCTCGACTGCGCCCTGCCGATCATCGAAGCGGCCGGCGGGCGCACCTTCCTGCTCTGCACCACCTTGCGCGCCGTGAAACGCGCCGCCGAACGCCTGCGCGACGAGTTCGACCAGCGCGGCTGGAACTTCCCCCTGTTCGTGCAGGGCGACCGCGGCCGCACCGAACTGCTCGACCAGTTCCGCAAAGCCGGCAATGGCGTGCTGATCGGTAGCCAAAGCTTCTGGGAAGGGGTCGACGTGCGCGGCGAAGCCTTGTCCCTGGTCATCATCGACAAGCTGCCTTTCGCCCCGCCCGACGACCCGGTGCTGGCCGCCCGCATCGAGGTGATGGAAAAGCAGGGCTTGAACGGCTTCATGCACCACACCCTGCCCGAAGCGATCATCAACCTCAAGCAGGGCGCCGGCCGCCTGATCCGCGACGAAAGCGACCGCGGCGTGCTGATGCTATGCGACCCGCGCGTCATCAGCAAGCCCTACGGCCGCCGCATCTGGCAAAGCCTGCCCCCGTTCAAACGCACCCGCGAAGCCGCCGACGTCATCGCCTTCTTCCGCCCCGCTTAA
- the rpoS gene encoding RNA polymerase sigma factor RpoS — protein MTHSPHDPMDEDSAPEEFRDEQSDDLPIDAIEAEGEPPAEAGAVLETVDELKKVLAAELSTDTTQHYLNQIGTRPLLTAPQEVHYATLAKQGDFAARQTMIEHNLRLVVSIAKHYINRGVVLLDMIEEGNIGLMRAIDKFEPERGFRFSTYATWWIRQSIERAIMNQARTVRLPVHMVRELNQILRGKYHLEAQHHNGKDASAEDIADLVGRPVEEVQDILALSEHATSLDAPLDNDPQSSLMDMLPGDAEDSPDARAEHHEMTVLVRDWLTKLPDKQRIVIMRRFGLDNDDPATLETLAEEMGVTRERVRQIQQEALVKLKRAMAARGVVRDSLL, from the coding sequence ATGACCCACTCGCCGCACGACCCGATGGATGAGGACTCGGCACCTGAAGAATTCAGGGACGAGCAAAGCGACGATCTCCCGATCGACGCCATCGAGGCCGAGGGCGAGCCGCCGGCCGAAGCCGGGGCCGTGCTGGAAACGGTCGACGAATTAAAGAAGGTGCTGGCGGCCGAGCTGTCCACTGACACTACCCAGCATTACCTGAACCAGATCGGTACCCGGCCGCTGCTCACCGCCCCGCAGGAAGTGCATTACGCCACGCTGGCCAAGCAGGGCGACTTCGCCGCGCGCCAGACCATGATCGAGCACAATCTGCGGCTGGTGGTGTCGATCGCCAAGCATTACATCAACCGCGGCGTGGTCCTGCTCGACATGATCGAAGAGGGCAATATCGGCTTGATGCGCGCCATCGACAAGTTCGAGCCGGAGCGCGGCTTCCGCTTCTCGACCTATGCGACGTGGTGGATACGCCAAAGCATCGAGCGCGCCATCATGAACCAGGCGCGCACCGTGCGCCTGCCGGTGCATATGGTGCGCGAGCTGAATCAGATCCTGCGCGGCAAATACCACCTGGAAGCCCAGCACCATAACGGCAAGGACGCCAGCGCCGAGGACATCGCCGACCTGGTGGGGCGGCCGGTGGAGGAGGTGCAGGACATCCTGGCCCTGTCCGAGCACGCCACCTCGCTCGACGCCCCGCTCGACAACGACCCCCAGTCCTCGCTGATGGACATGCTGCCCGGCGACGCCGAGGACAGTCCCGACGCCCGCGCCGAGCACCACGAGATGACGGTGCTGGTGCGCGACTGGCTGACCAAGTTGCCGGACAAGCAGCGCATCGTCATCATGCGCCGCTTCGGCCTGGATAACGACGATCCCGCCACCTTGGAAACCCTGGCCGAGGAAATGGGTGTCACGCGCGAGCGCGTGCGCCAGATCCAGCAGGAAGCCCTGGTCAAGCTCAAGCGCGCCATGGCTGCGCGCGGCGTGGTGCGCGATTCCCTGCTGTAA
- the surE gene encoding 5'/3'-nucleotidase SurE, with protein MRILISNDDGYLAPGINALAEALAPIADIVVVAPESNRSGASNSLSLDRPLSVQQAANGFYFVNGTPTDCVHIALTGMGLPRPDLVVSGINNGPNMGDDTLYSGTVAAATEGYLFGIPAIAFSQGAWGWAHIEDAARVARDIVERHAATLAAPYLLNVNIPNLPYEQMGPATACRLGRRHQAEPVIKALDPRGRDIYWIGPPGACKDAGEGTDFHAVQQGRIALTPLQIDLTHKTQLDALTKALA; from the coding sequence ATGAGAATCCTTATCAGTAACGACGACGGCTACCTCGCCCCCGGCATCAATGCCCTGGCCGAGGCGCTGGCCCCGATTGCCGACATTGTGGTGGTGGCACCCGAAAGCAACCGCTCCGGCGCGTCCAACTCGCTGTCGCTGGACCGTCCGCTGTCGGTGCAGCAAGCCGCCAATGGTTTCTACTTTGTCAATGGCACGCCCACCGACTGCGTCCACATCGCGCTGACCGGGATGGGCCTGCCGCGGCCCGACCTGGTGGTGTCCGGCATCAATAATGGCCCGAATATGGGCGACGACACACTGTACTCCGGCACCGTGGCCGCCGCCACCGAAGGCTATCTGTTCGGCATTCCCGCCATCGCCTTTTCGCAAGGCGCCTGGGGCTGGGCGCATATCGAGGATGCCGCCCGCGTGGCGCGCGATATCGTCGAACGCCATGCCGCCACCCTGGCCGCGCCCTATCTGCTGAACGTGAACATCCCCAATCTGCCGTACGAGCAGATGGGGCCGGCCACCGCCTGCCGTCTGGGGCGCCGCCACCAGGCCGAGCCGGTGATCAAGGCGCTCGATCCGCGCGGCCGCGATATTTACTGGATCGGCCCGCCCGGCGCCTGCAAGGATGCGGGCGAGGGCACCGATTTCCACGCCGTGCAGCAGGGGCGCATTGCGCTCACCCCCTTGCAGATCGACCTGACCCACAAGACCCAGCTCGATGCGCTGACAAAGGCTCTGGCATGA
- the ndk gene encoding nucleoside-diphosphate kinase — MAIERTLSIIKPDAVAKNVIGQIYSRFEGAGLKVIAARMAQLSRAEAEGFYAVHRERPFFKDLVDFMVSGPVMIQVLEGEGAILKNRDLMGATDPKKAEKGTIRADFADSIDANAVHGSDAAETAAVEIAYYFPALNVYSR; from the coding sequence ATGGCAATCGAACGCACCCTGTCGATCATCAAACCAGACGCAGTCGCCAAGAACGTAATCGGCCAGATCTACAGCCGTTTCGAAGGCGCCGGCCTGAAAGTGATCGCAGCACGCATGGCCCAGCTGTCGCGCGCTGAAGCCGAAGGCTTCTACGCCGTGCACCGCGAGCGTCCATTCTTCAAGGATCTGGTGGACTTCATGGTGTCCGGTCCTGTCATGATCCAGGTTCTGGAAGGCGAAGGCGCGATCCTGAAAAACCGCGACCTGATGGGCGCAACCGATCCGAAGAAAGCTGAAAAAGGCACCATCCGCGCCGATTTCGCTGACTCCATCGACGCTAACGCCGTTCACGGTTCGGACGCTGCCGAAACCGCCGCTGTGGAAATCGCTTACTACTTCCCAGCACTGAACGTGTACTCCCGTTAA
- a CDS encoding toll/interleukin-1 receptor domain-containing protein: MTIRYGCFFSYAHGQHAYMSKFKNDLADALRCYLEPHLDTEKELFVDSEQLGGGDDLDRKIASALCESVCMIVIYTPKYEAHPYTRREFAAMQLIEDERRHWYPLPSHLIIPVIMTRHPLSLPPQISEPGMYVDFSRYTLATSDLKTNPDYLPDIERIVQRVVAHYHYLKYCIPPEHDCSRFVLPAMPPEWRAIPPPHFPR; this comes from the coding sequence ATGACTATCCGCTACGGTTGCTTCTTCAGTTATGCGCACGGGCAGCATGCTTATATGAGCAAGTTCAAGAACGACCTGGCCGATGCGCTGCGCTGCTATCTGGAACCCCATCTCGATACCGAAAAGGAATTGTTCGTCGATAGCGAGCAGCTCGGCGGCGGCGACGATCTGGACCGCAAGATCGCATCGGCCCTGTGCGAGAGCGTGTGCATGATCGTGATCTACACGCCCAAATACGAAGCCCATCCCTACACCCGGCGCGAGTTCGCCGCCATGCAGCTGATCGAGGACGAGCGCCGCCACTGGTATCCGCTGCCCAGCCACCTGATCATCCCCGTCATCATGACGCGCCACCCGCTCAGTCTGCCGCCCCAGATCAGCGAGCCGGGCATGTATGTGGATTTTTCGCGCTACACCCTGGCCACCTCCGACCTGAAAACCAATCCCGACTATCTACCCGATATCGAACGGATCGTGCAGCGCGTGGTGGCCCATTACCACTATCTGAAGTACTGCATTCCACCGGAGCACGATTGCAGCCGTTTCGTGCTTCCCGCCATGCCCCCGGAATGGCGCGCCATTCCGCCCCCCCACTTTCCCCGCTAG
- a CDS encoding tetratricopeptide repeat protein, whose product MERFRFSLPPLSTPGEVSSFYSHQDGCGRSMALAHLAALLAGGQRAATPVLMVDWNLEAPRLHHYFPRQDDGPGVLELFEACRAALRGRQDAGRDSAAVAHEVLEAVGWEQYVCRVDESRPLYLLRAGRQDASYTRRLVDMHWDELFNACPALFRCFAASLGRHFRHVLVDSCSGRADMAGICTTLLPTRLVLAFPPGRQHLDGLTALLQRATTYRRSHEDEQRPLLAYPLPIRGGRDDAGQRTLWRRGDQARAVPGYQPLFERALGEAYGIAGLSLESYFDEVQLPPLRDTGGAAPALSVAGGDHFSLLRVLGVFREWLGGGHAPWQSRAEIPLQEAIAAARQGMREGGAAVSLPLAHSLERLGGVYCQENRLWQALQCLQESRTLLLRLLGAEHPDTRRCTRSLAALLERQGRPDEARRLQDAAAAWSAVHDEGLHSVGEEGERRHRVLNVQQERRGYHLNCLDGPALPWAGALPEAGLQEASARHAKVG is encoded by the coding sequence ATGGAACGTTTCCGATTTTCCCTGCCGCCGTTGTCCACGCCCGGCGAGGTGAGCAGCTTTTATTCGCACCAGGATGGCTGCGGCCGCAGCATGGCGCTGGCGCATCTGGCCGCATTGCTGGCGGGCGGCCAGCGCGCCGCCACCCCGGTCCTGATGGTGGACTGGAACCTGGAGGCGCCGCGCCTGCACCATTACTTCCCACGGCAGGATGACGGTCCCGGCGTGCTGGAACTGTTCGAGGCCTGCCGCGCCGCCTTGCGCGGCCGCCAGGATGCCGGCCGCGACAGCGCCGCCGTGGCGCACGAGGTGCTGGAGGCCGTGGGGTGGGAGCAGTATGTCTGCCGCGTCGACGAGAGCCGCCCCCTGTATCTGCTGCGCGCCGGGCGCCAGGACGCCAGCTATACGCGCCGCCTGGTGGATATGCACTGGGACGAGTTGTTCAATGCCTGTCCGGCCCTGTTCCGCTGCTTCGCCGCCAGCTTGGGCCGCCATTTCCGCCATGTGCTGGTCGATTCGTGCAGCGGCCGCGCCGATATGGCCGGGATTTGCACCACCCTGCTGCCGACCCGCCTGGTGCTGGCCTTCCCGCCCGGCCGCCAGCATCTCGATGGCCTGACGGCACTGCTGCAGCGCGCCACCACTTACCGCCGCAGCCACGAGGACGAGCAGCGCCCGCTGCTGGCCTATCCGCTGCCGATCCGCGGCGGCAGGGACGATGCGGGCCAGCGCACGCTGTGGCGGCGCGGCGACCAGGCGCGCGCCGTGCCGGGCTACCAGCCGTTGTTCGAGCGGGCGCTGGGCGAAGCCTACGGCATTGCCGGCCTGTCGCTGGAGAGCTATTTCGACGAGGTGCAATTGCCGCCGTTGCGCGATACCGGTGGTGCCGCACCGGCGCTGAGCGTGGCCGGCGGCGACCATTTTTCGCTGTTGCGGGTGCTGGGCGTCTTCCGCGAATGGCTGGGCGGCGGTCATGCACCCTGGCAGTCGCGTGCCGAAATTCCCTTGCAGGAGGCGATTGCCGCTGCGCGCCAGGGCATGCGGGAAGGCGGGGCTGCCGTCAGCCTGCCCTTGGCGCACAGCCTGGAACGCCTGGGTGGCGTGTATTGCCAGGAAAATCGCCTATGGCAAGCTTTGCAATGTTTGCAGGAAAGCCGCACCCTGCTGCTGCGTTTGCTGGGCGCGGAGCATCCCGACACCCGGCGCTGCACGCGCAGCCTGGCCGCCTTGCTGGAGCGGCAGGGCCGGCCGGACGAGGCGCGCCGCCTGCAGGACGCCGCGGCGGCATGGTCCGCAGTCCACGATGAAGGTTTGCACAGCGTGGGCGAGGAGGGGGAGCGCCGCCACCGCGTGCTGAACGTGCAGCAGGAGCGGCGTGGCTACCATCTGAATTGCCTGGACGGCCCGGCGCTGCCGTGGGCCGGCGCCTTGCCGGAAGCGGGCTTGCAGGAAGCCTCGGCCAGGCACGCCAAAGTCGGCTGA
- a CDS encoding Bax inhibitor-1/YccA family protein has protein sequence MNQMQQPYDLSGSRQLAQHRVLRNTYWLLALSMIPTVLGAVIGVSFGVPIPRGFMGFILFMAVAFGFIYGIEKNKNSGVGVALLLGFTFFMGLLLTPLLTRTLGYSNGAQLIMTAFGGTATVFAALASYATVTKRDFSMLGKWLFAGVIVLILASIGNIFLGMGALSITISVLAIAIFSAYILFDVQQIVNGGETNYVSATLNLYLDVYNIFSNLLALLGLGGSRD, from the coding sequence ATGAATCAAATGCAACAACCGTATGACCTGTCTGGCAGCCGCCAGCTGGCCCAGCACCGCGTCCTGCGCAACACCTACTGGCTGCTGGCCCTGTCCATGATCCCGACCGTGCTGGGCGCAGTGATCGGCGTGTCCTTCGGCGTGCCGATTCCACGCGGCTTCATGGGCTTCATCCTGTTCATGGCGGTGGCTTTCGGTTTCATTTACGGCATCGAAAAGAACAAGAATAGCGGCGTCGGCGTGGCCCTGCTGCTGGGCTTCACCTTCTTCATGGGCCTGCTGCTCACCCCGCTGCTCACGCGCACCCTGGGCTACTCCAACGGCGCCCAGCTGATCATGACCGCCTTCGGCGGCACCGCCACCGTGTTCGCCGCGCTGGCCAGCTATGCCACCGTGACCAAGCGCGACTTCTCGATGCTGGGCAAATGGCTGTTCGCCGGCGTGATCGTGCTGATCCTGGCCTCGATCGGCAATATCTTCCTGGGCATGGGCGCGCTGTCGATCACCATTTCCGTGCTGGCGATCGCCATCTTCTCCGCCTACATCCTGTTCGACGTGCAGCAGATCGTCAACGGCGGCGAAACCAACTACGTGAGCGCCACGCTGAACCTGTACCTCGACGTGTACAACATCTTCAGCAACCTGCTGGCCCTGCTGGGCCTGGGCGGCAGCCGCGACTAA